One genomic segment of Oscillospiraceae bacterium includes these proteins:
- a CDS encoding rRNA pseudouridine synthase, which yields MRLDKLLCDAGWGSRREVRRAVAQGRVTVDGKAVVSAGAQIDPARTVCIDGQDADYRPHDYLMLHKPAGVVSATEDPRLPTVIGLLPPRYRRRGLFPVGRLDRDTTGLLLLTNDGAFAHALMAPGRHVDKVYEVLVEGPLAEADRAAFATGLALRSGEIFAPAELAIVSSSALSLARLTLREGRHHQIKRMMAARGHEVRALKRISIARLTLDEALPPGAWRRLSDEETALLRSPSAPPPSR from the coding sequence TTGCGACTGGACAAACTGCTCTGCGACGCCGGGTGGGGCAGCCGGCGGGAGGTGCGCCGCGCCGTCGCCCAGGGGCGCGTGACTGTGGACGGCAAGGCCGTCGTCTCCGCGGGGGCCCAGATCGATCCGGCCCGGACCGTGTGCATCGACGGTCAGGACGCCGACTACCGCCCACACGACTATCTGATGCTGCACAAGCCCGCCGGCGTCGTGTCGGCCACGGAGGACCCACGCCTTCCCACCGTCATTGGCCTGCTGCCGCCGCGTTACCGGCGGCGCGGCCTGTTCCCGGTCGGGCGGCTGGACCGAGACACCACAGGACTGTTGCTGCTCACAAACGACGGCGCTTTTGCGCACGCGCTCATGGCGCCGGGCCGTCATGTCGATAAAGTGTATGAGGTCCTTGTCGAGGGCCCCCTAGCGGAGGCGGATCGGGCTGCCTTTGCGACGGGACTCGCGCTGCGCAGCGGAGAGATCTTTGCCCCGGCGGAGCTCGCGATTGTGTCTTCGAGCGCCCTGTCTTTGGCGCGGCTGACACTGCGAGAAGGGCGCCACCATCAGATCAAACGCATGATGGCGGCCCGCGGGCACGAGGTGCGGGCCCTCAAGCGGATCTCCATCGCCCGATTGACGCTGGACGAGGCGCTGCCACCCGGCGCTTGGCGGCGTCTGTCCGAT
- a CDS encoding putative DNA binding domain-containing protein: MLQRLIVETTECDFKRELEKRKPKSWLKSVSAFANGIGGTMFFGVANDNTVIGLTAPQSDVEFISARIKERISPVPDFIMTPYDENGKTILALVVHSGRNTPYYYAFDGIREAYIRMGSESVPAPDYMLNELILKGTNRTYDTLATEYRREDYSFTLLEATYRERTKITWEQRNYISFGLETDNGYLTRAGSLLTDQHIVYNSRVFCTRWNGLNKGSIFDDALDDKEFEGNLIYLLQNGCDFIKINSKVRFAKAARGRIDKPDYSDRAAMEALVNALIHRDHAVMGAEVHIDMYDDRLEITSPGGMYKGRAVQEQDIKNIESERRNPILADLFHRMRYMERRGSGLQKIVNETKNLPGYTDALEPRFYSDTSFRVVIYNVNYDVDGINVGKDVGLNVGKDVGLNRSERILNLIKENNTMTSEEMAAIFSVTERTIDRDLSALKKQNKIKRIGSKRAGHWELIP, translated from the coding sequence ATGCTGCAACGCTTGATTGTCGAGACCACCGAGTGTGACTTCAAAAGAGAATTGGAAAAGAGAAAGCCTAAAAGCTGGCTGAAAAGCGTAAGCGCCTTTGCCAACGGTATCGGCGGGACAATGTTTTTTGGCGTTGCCAACGATAATACAGTGATCGGCCTGACCGCTCCGCAATCGGACGTCGAATTTATCAGCGCGAGGATTAAAGAACGTATTTCGCCTGTTCCCGATTTTATTATGACTCCGTATGACGAAAACGGAAAAACCATTCTTGCACTTGTCGTGCATTCAGGGCGAAACACGCCGTATTACTATGCTTTTGACGGCATCAGAGAGGCGTATATCCGTATGGGCAGCGAAAGCGTCCCCGCGCCGGATTATATGTTGAACGAACTTATTTTGAAAGGCACAAATCGCACCTATGACACGCTTGCCACGGAGTACAGGCGGGAGGATTACAGCTTTACGCTGTTGGAAGCAACGTATCGTGAGCGAACAAAAATCACGTGGGAACAGCGCAATTATATCTCCTTTGGTCTTGAAACCGATAATGGATATTTGACCCGCGCCGGTTCCCTTTTGACCGATCAGCATATCGTCTATAATTCCCGCGTGTTCTGCACCCGCTGGAACGGACTCAATAAAGGCTCTATATTTGACGACGCGTTGGACGACAAAGAGTTTGAGGGCAATCTGATCTATCTCCTGCAAAACGGCTGCGATTTTATTAAAATCAATTCTAAGGTCAGGTTTGCGAAAGCGGCAAGGGGGCGTATCGACAAACCGGATTATTCGGACAGGGCGGCGATGGAAGCCCTTGTAAACGCTTTGATCCACCGCGATCACGCCGTCATGGGCGCGGAGGTTCACATTGATATGTACGATGACCGCTTGGAGATCACTTCGCCGGGCGGGATGTATAAAGGGCGGGCAGTGCAGGAACAGGATATTAAAAACATTGAGTCTGAACGCCGCAATCCGATTTTGGCCGATCTGTTCCATCGGATGCGATACATGGAACGACGTGGAAGCGGTTTGCAGAAAATCGTGAATGAAACAAAAAATTTGCCCGGATATACCGACGCTTTGGAACCGCGGTTTTACTCCGATACATCATTTCGCGTGGTGATTTATAATGTCAATTATGACGTTGACGGGATAAATGTCGGAAAAGATGTCGGATTAAATGTCGGAAAAGATGTCGGATTAAACCGTAGCGAACGGATTTTGAATCTTATTAAAGAAAACAATACCATGACCTCCGAAGAAATGGCGGCAATTTTCAGCGTGACCGAGAGAACAATTGACAGAGATTTATCTGCTTTGAAAAAGCAAAACAAAATAAAACGGATCGGGTCTAAAAGAGCCGGTCATTGGGAACTCATACCCTAA